The following are encoded in a window of Oncorhynchus keta strain PuntledgeMale-10-30-2019 chromosome 10, Oket_V2, whole genome shotgun sequence genomic DNA:
- the LOC127932626 gene encoding gastrula zinc finger protein XlCGF71.1-like has protein sequence MRFHSDAQPYVFPQCSQGFKISAHLKRHMTAHSGCKLYLCPECGQSYMSLKYHRLSHTGERPLSCPECPMTFAGPHTLMIHRRQHTGETPFSCQDCGNQFKQRCKLKDHVRRKHTGEKPYKCSDCDKCFVTPASRNAHMVVHTREKPYKCIECGISYSQSGNLTQHMRRHAGEKPYKCSECDKCFVNSTLRKVHMVVHTEEKPYKCTQCGKSYSQTGSLKRHRCKKKPR, from the coding sequence ATGCGTTTCCACAGTGATGCGCAGCCCTACGTCTTCCCCCAGTGCAGCCAAGGCTTCAAGATCTCCGCCCACCTGAAGCGCCACATGACGGCCCACAGCGGGTGTAAACTGTACCTGTGCCCGGAGTGTGGCCAGAGTTACATGAGTCTGAAGTATCACCGGCTGAGCCACACCGGCGAGCGCCCGCTGTCCTGCCCAGAGTGTCCCATGACCTTTGCCGGGCCGCACACCCTTATGATCCACCGGCGACAACACACCGGAGAGACGCCGTTCTCTTGCCAGGACTGTGGGAACCAGTTCAAACAGCGGTGCAAGCTAAAAGACCACGTCAGAAGGaaacacacaggggagaaaccttaCAAATGCTCCGATTGCGACAAATGCTTTGTCACTCCGGCATCCCGTAATGCACACATGGTTGTCCACACCAGAGAGAAGCCGTACAAATGCATAGAGTGTGGTATTAGCTACAGTCAGAGTGGGAATCTAACGCAGCACATGAGGAGACACGCAGGGGAGAAACCATACAAATGCTCTGAGTGCGACAAGTGCTTTGTCAATTCTACGTTGCGTAAAGTGCACATGGTTGTCCACACAGAGGAGAAGCCGTACAAATGCACGCAGTGCGGTAAGAGCTACAGTCAAACTGGGTCCCTGAAGAGGCACAGGTGTAAGAAGAAACCCAGGTGA